The bacterium sequence GAGGAGAAGCCGGAGGAGGAGACCCTGGACGACCCCTTCGCCGGCCTTTCCGAGAGCGAGCGCGCGTTGATCGAGGAGGCGCTGGCCGCGGCCCGCACCCAGGAGGGGCCCAAGTGGAAGGCGACCACGCGGATCCGTTGCACCCTGCCCGGATTCACTCTGCGCGAGGTGCTGGACTACCTGGGGCTCGACCCGTACACCGGCCGGCCGGTCGTAGCGGGGCCGGAGCCCGTGGACAAGCCGGTCGGTGGCTGATCCATCCCGGCGAGCTCATCGGAGCGGACCTCGTCGGTGTGAATGGCCGGGGAGATGGATAGGCGGGAATCGGATCCGCCGGGTCGGACCGCGTTCGCTGAAACTAGCTGCTAAGTTTAAATAAAAGAGGGAGGACCCGAAAGTCCTCCCTCTTGCTTTGGAAAGAGGTTAGGTGCCGGGCAGCTTCTCGAAATCCTCGCGCAGGTACTGCAGGTCGTAGTAGCGGTCCGCCGAGTTTATGAGCTCGATGGCCACCATCCCGCGGGTCGAGACGACGATGACCTCCTTGCCCCGGGTGCGCAAGAGCTCCAGGGCCCGCTCGAAGTCGGAGTCGCCCGAGAAGATGATCGCGCGCTGGTAGTTCTCCACCGTGTTGAACATGTCCACGACCATCTCGGTGTCCAGGTTGGCCTTGCGTATCTCCTCCCCGGAGTCCAGGTCG is a genomic window containing:
- a CDS encoding NYN domain-containing protein, whose amino-acid sequence is MKVALFVDGVNMFYAQKKLSWHLDYKRILHHFVPDPEDLYNAFYYTGVQNPTEAKEENFLNALTMMGYTVRRKKVKVIFDLDSGEEIRKANLDTEMVVDMFNTVENYQRAIIFSGDSDFERALELLRTRGKEVIVVSTRGMVAIELINSADRYYDLQYLREDFEKLPGT